The following proteins come from a genomic window of Phnomibacter ginsenosidimutans:
- a CDS encoding FKBP-type peptidyl-prolyl cis-trans isomerase, producing the protein MSQDVCSKKGDVVKVHYTGTLTSGEQFDSSAGREPLEFTVGAGQMIKGFDAGVEGMTLGGKKTINIPAAEAYGEWSEENVIEFPKEQIPAEMQLEIGMELMLRDQMGRPVPVIVHAIETEVVKLDANHSLAGKELVFDIELVELNGEKGGSKIILLD; encoded by the coding sequence ATCTCACAAGATGTCTGTAGTAAAAAAGGCGATGTGGTGAAGGTACACTACACCGGTACATTAACCAGCGGCGAACAGTTTGACTCTTCTGCAGGCCGTGAACCATTGGAGTTTACAGTTGGCGCTGGTCAAATGATCAAAGGGTTTGATGCCGGCGTAGAAGGCATGACTCTCGGCGGTAAAAAAACCATTAATATTCCTGCTGCTGAAGCTTATGGCGAATGGAGCGAAGAAAATGTAATTGAATTTCCGAAGGAGCAAATTCCTGCCGAAATGCAATTGGAAATTGGTATGGAACTGATGCTGCGTGACCAAATGGGCCGCCCTGTTCCTGTAATTGTACATGCTATTGAAACCGAAGTAGTGAAGTTGGATGCCAACCATTCACTGGCAGGTAAAGAACTCGTTTTCGATATTGAACTCGTAGAGTTGAATGGCGAAAAAGGTGGCTCAAAAATTATTCTGCTCGACTAA
- the sucC gene encoding ADP-forming succinate--CoA ligase subunit beta, with protein sequence MNLHEYQAKELLKKYNVPVQEGIAVESVMHAEEAYRQIKTQTGNNFAVIKAQIHAGGRGKGKIEGSEQRGVAVAKSLDDVTNIAKNILGHTLVTIQTGPAGKKVNKVLVAQDVYYPGPNPVKEFYLSILLDRAKGQNVIMYSTEGGMDIEEVAHNTPEKIFKEWVHPGGGLQGFQARKIAFNLGLSGDAFKSCVKFVTNLYNAYVALDCGMLEINPLFKTSDEKIIAVDCKMSLDENALMRHPDLAALRDVTEEDPTEVEAGQYNLNFVKLDGNVGCMVNGAGLAMATMDMIKLSGGEPANFLDVGGSANAQTVEAGFRIILKDPKVKAILINIFGGIVRCDRVAQGVIDAYKTIGEINIPIIVRLQGTNAEEAKKLIDESGLQVQSAILLSEAAELVNKAVA encoded by the coding sequence ATGAACCTACACGAATATCAGGCAAAAGAGCTGTTGAAAAAGTACAATGTGCCAGTGCAGGAAGGCATCGCCGTGGAGAGTGTGATGCATGCGGAAGAAGCCTACCGCCAGATTAAAACGCAAACAGGCAACAACTTTGCGGTGATAAAAGCGCAAATACATGCCGGTGGCCGTGGTAAAGGTAAAATTGAGGGTAGTGAGCAGCGTGGTGTAGCCGTAGCCAAAAGCCTCGATGATGTGACCAACATTGCCAAAAACATTTTGGGTCATACACTGGTAACGATTCAAACTGGCCCTGCTGGTAAAAAAGTAAATAAAGTATTGGTGGCTCAGGATGTTTACTATCCCGGACCCAATCCTGTAAAGGAATTCTACCTCTCTATTTTGCTCGACCGTGCCAAAGGCCAGAACGTGATTATGTACAGCACCGAAGGCGGTATGGACATTGAAGAGGTAGCACACAATACGCCTGAGAAAATTTTTAAAGAGTGGGTACATCCCGGTGGCGGTCTGCAAGGTTTTCAGGCACGTAAAATTGCCTTCAACCTTGGCTTGAGTGGTGATGCTTTTAAAAGCTGCGTAAAGTTTGTAACCAACTTGTACAATGCCTATGTGGCGCTGGATTGCGGCATGCTCGAAATCAACCCGCTGTTCAAAACCAGCGATGAAAAAATTATTGCAGTTGACTGTAAAATGAGTTTGGATGAAAATGCGCTGATGCGTCATCCTGACCTCGCTGCGCTGCGTGATGTAACCGAAGAAGATCCTACTGAAGTAGAAGCCGGTCAATACAACCTGAACTTTGTAAAGCTCGACGGCAACGTTGGCTGTATGGTTAACGGTGCCGGTTTGGCCATGGCTACCATGGATATGATTAAGCTGAGTGGTGGTGAGCCAGCCAACTTCCTGGATGTAGGCGGTAGCGCCAATGCACAAACTGTTGAAGCCGGTTTCCGCATTATTTTGAAAGACCCCAAAGTGAAAGCCATACTCATCAACATTTTTGGTGGTATTGTTCGTTGCGACCGTGTAGCACAAGGTGTAATTGATGCTTACAAAACCATTGGCGAAATCAACATTCCTATCATTGTTCGCCTGCAGGGTACCAATGCCGAAGAAGCCAAGAAGCTGATTGATGAAAGCGGCTTGCAGGTACAAAGTGCCATCCTCCTGAGCGAAGCTGCCGAGTTGGTAAACAAAGCAGTAGCCTAA
- a CDS encoding aminotransferase class I/II-fold pyridoxal phosphate-dependent enzyme: MQTLLQTPGNFATTEQGEQLFFSGYSYLGMASHPAFMQWVKEGLDKYGLMQPSARISNTPLKIYSEAEAQISDWLAAADTVLFAGGFAAGQAAVHSIQQLNCPIFAAPNCHPAVLAAGIQSATTSFETWSQHVVEQINNHTYEGPYAIIADAVNPLAPVAYDWQFLSAMQKPSIVLIDDSHGIGITGNNGKGVASFLPQKENIEWMISFSMSKALGVQAGAVACSNASTAAALRSNPFYAATTPPMPAVLHAWQQATTLYEAQRVKLQQHYHWMKEQVQHSTSFVLHPQLPILFLPTDMDEHWFAQHNILISSFAYPNPAGKPLNRAVFTAAHSLQDVQQLTAVLRA; this comes from the coding sequence ATGCAAACACTGTTACAAACACCGGGTAATTTTGCCACTACTGAACAAGGAGAACAACTTTTCTTTTCCGGCTATAGTTACTTAGGCATGGCATCGCACCCTGCATTTATGCAATGGGTAAAAGAAGGATTAGACAAGTACGGACTGATGCAACCCAGTGCCCGTATTTCAAACACTCCATTAAAAATATACAGTGAAGCAGAGGCGCAAATCAGTGATTGGTTAGCTGCTGCAGACACAGTATTATTTGCTGGTGGATTTGCAGCAGGACAAGCAGCAGTGCACTCTATTCAACAATTGAACTGTCCCATTTTTGCAGCACCCAATTGTCATCCCGCAGTATTAGCAGCAGGCATTCAATCAGCCACAACTTCATTTGAAACATGGAGTCAGCATGTAGTGGAGCAAATCAACAACCATACATACGAAGGGCCATATGCAATCATTGCAGATGCAGTGAACCCGTTAGCTCCCGTGGCATACGACTGGCAATTTTTATCTGCCATGCAAAAGCCATCGATCGTGTTGATTGATGATAGCCACGGCATTGGTATAACCGGAAACAATGGAAAAGGCGTAGCTTCTTTTTTGCCGCAAAAAGAGAACATCGAATGGATGATTTCTTTTTCCATGTCGAAAGCATTGGGTGTGCAGGCTGGTGCTGTTGCATGCAGCAATGCCAGCACCGCAGCTGCCTTGCGCAGCAATCCGTTTTACGCAGCCACTACTCCACCCATGCCTGCAGTGTTGCATGCATGGCAGCAAGCAACCACATTGTATGAAGCACAAAGAGTAAAGCTGCAACAGCATTACCATTGGATGAAAGAACAAGTACAGCACTCTACTTCTTTTGTATTGCATCCACAACTTCCCATTTTGTTTTTACCTACCGACATGGATGAGCATTGGTTTGCACAACACAACATCCTCATCTCCTCTTTTGCTTATCCAAATCCTGCTGGTAAGCCACTCAACCGTGCAGTATTTACAGCGGCGCATTCGCTGCAAGATGTGCAGCAATTAACCGCTGTATTAAGGGCATAA